The region GAATTGTCTGCCACTCGAGCATCCACCTCGATCTCCTCTTCCCTGATCCTTCGGAATGGGGAGGATGCCCTTCGTTCTCCCTGGGGAAGAATGGAGCAGGAAACTCAGGATGGGGCAGTCATGGAACAAAAAGGCCCTCCTGAGCTACACACTTGAGCGTGCGTGCCAGGCCAGGCAAAAGAGGTGTCCAGATGATCTGCAGTTTTTGTCTGCTCTAAAAGCTGGCTCCTGGGAGGAAAACAAGACAACCTACCTTCTTCCTTTTAGGAAATGTGTTGGGGGTCTGAGGCTTTATCTTCTTTGCTGGAGGAGTCTCTGCCTCCTTAGCAGcctcattcttcttcttcttcttcttttctgaacCTACAGAACAGAAAGCCAGACTCAGGAAACCAGTTtcctgtcccctcctcccagGCTCCCACACCGAGGGCCTCCAACTAACTGGAAGCTGGTCAGGGGCTTTGGCTCCCTAATCCATTCCTCTACAGTACTGCCCATTCTTGTTTAGGGGACAAACCCAGGAGGCAGGTTTCTTGGATACAGACCTGGCTTAGCAACTGCCACTGCTacctttttcttctcctcctcctcctcattgcTGCCCCTGTCTGCTTTTCCATTCTGGGCAGTCAGTGCAGAGGTGCCATTGGCCTTGGCGGCCTGCGGTCTTGGCGTGCCCTTGCCCTTgggtttctcctcctcctcctcactggAGTCATCAGaggaagaactgctgctgctcTCGGTCTTTGCTTTCTTCCCGGAGGCTGGTTTGGAAGGGGCTACAGCTCCCACCTCCTTCCGTGGCTTTTTAGTTGGGGGTTTAGgtgtcttctcttcttcctcttcctcgcTGCTGGAGCTGTCTGAATCGGAGCTGCTGCCCCCAGCACCCTGAGAGGCCTGCTTGGCAGGCAAAGACAGGGCTGCTTTGACTGTCGCCTTGGACTTAGGGGTGGCTACAGTCTTCTTCGTCTCCTCCTCGTCACTAGAACTGCTCTCCTCCTCACTGGAGCTGCTGTCAGCCTTTCTGGTTAGAGGCTTCTGGCCACTGCCCACGGCCTGCTTGGGAGTGGCAGCTAACTTAGCTGCAGGCTGCTTGGGAGTGGCAGCGGGCTTACTTGAGGGATTCTTGGTGGTACCAGCTTGCTTGGCAGGAGCTTCATCCTCAGAACTGTCGGAGTCTAGACAGGGAGGTTAGAGTGCATAGGTCCCCGAATCAGGCTAAAGGGGGTCCTCGGAGCTACCATCGCCCCGAGGGCCTCCTACACTATACCGTCCTTACCTGAGCTGTCTGAAGAGCTCTCTGCTGCCTTCTTTGCTGGAGCTGCTTTAGTAGCTGCCTTGGCGATGACTGCCTTAGCTGgaggtttcttttcttcctcagaaCTTGAATCTTGAGAGAAGCAATGACATTAGGCTGGGTCCAGAGTCCCACCAGAGGCAGGAAAAAGAAGTGTagggagttctctggtggcccagtgggtaGGACTCTGGGCTCTCACTTCCATggctggggttcaatctctggtcagggaactgagaccccCGCAAGATATgtgacacagccaaaaacaataaGGATGCAAAGACCGGTACAGAGCATTAGCCCTGAGGTGCTTCAGAGAAAAGCAGGAGGGAAGAGAAGCATTCCCTTCCCTACTCCTCACACACTCCCAGACCCAACTCAGGAGATGACTCACCAGACTCATCGCTGCTCTCCTCGCTGCTCTCCCCAGTCTGCTGCTTCTCTGCAGCTTTCTTGGGGGACTGAGTTCCCAGGGACTTCTTGGGTGGGGGAACAGAAGGCGGGGGGACTGAGCTATACGGACCTGTTTAAAAGGGACAGTgtgataaaatatatacacaaattttTTGATACCGCTTCCTTCTAGAAATGGAGCTTAATTCCCTTTCCCTTGAGGGTGGGCTCAGATTAGTGACTCACTCCTAACAGACTAGGGCAGGGACGATGGCATGCCATTtggctttctcctttctctgggaCAGGCCAGCTGTCAGGCCAAGGTCCACGTGGTGACTGCAGAGGTCCTCCTGCCTTTGGGCCCTTGTCAGTGGTAGCTTGACTCCCCGTGTCCAGTCACCTGGTTTTTTCTTCATGGGCTTTTtcttctgctcctcctcctcctcctcactggAGGAGTCCTCACTGCTGGAACTCTTTTGGGCAGGTGCGGCAACCATTTTCACTGGGGCCTTAGCCACAACTTGCTTTTTAGGTATGGTCTGCATCACACAGAGAAAATCAATTACCACAGGAAAATGTTGACCCAACCAATCCTGCCAGGAAATGGAGGACTTCCACCCTCTTGTCCCCTCTTCCCTGGTAGAAATTAAGGCCTATACCTTCTTAGAGATGGCTactgccttttcctcctctgagtcatcatcactgctgctgctgctgccgctgctgctactAGCTGCTTTGCCATTGGCGACTTTAGGTGCTGGCCGAGGTGATGTAcctaagaaaatagaaataacatgAGTATAAAGACAGTTTTCGGACCCGCCACCTTCAGCAGCACTGCCGCCAAGATGCAGAATTTCATGAAGATGCTGAGGAGAATGACCATCACTCTTGAAGTCAAACCCTCAGCTACAACAGAAAATGAAGGGCCAAAATCCAGGATAAAAAAGAATTCTTCCTGACTAGTAAAGATTGATCTTTGCTGGCAAGCAACTAGAACACAGATGTACTTTGACTATAAAATTCAAAAGGAGTGTACATTTCACCTTACTTTTGGGACTTCATGATGGTACTAAGAAAGGAAGAATTCTTACGTAAGTCCCAAGAACAAGCATAAGAGAAAGAAGACTAAGCTAGCTGGCTGTCTGAAATACCATAAGGTGGGTGTGAATACCCTTCAGATGATAGCTGGGCTCAAGTTTTTAC is a window of Capra hircus breed San Clemente chromosome 26, ASM170441v1, whole genome shotgun sequence DNA encoding:
- the NOLC1 gene encoding nucleolar and coiled-body phosphoprotein 1 isoform X2 is translated as MADAGLRRVVPSDLYPLVLGFLRDNQLSSVANKFVKATGATQQDANASSLLDIYSFWLKSTKAPKRKLQANGPVAKKKTSSSDSSDDSSEEENQAPPAKKAAVPAKQASLLQHPGKAAVKASESSSSSSEESSDDEEEEDRKKKPVEKGVKPQAKTVKAPPKKAESSDSDSDSSSEDEAPKNQKPKTTPVAVKTQAKAPAKPGTSPRPAPKVANGKAASSSSGSSSSSDDDSEEEKAVAISKKTIPKKQVVAKAPVKMVAAPAQKSSSSEDSSSEEEEEEQKKKPMKKKPGPYSSVPPPSVPPPKKSLGTQSPKKAAEKQQTGESSEESSDESDSSSEEEKKPPAKAVIAKAATKAAPAKKAAESSSDSSDSDSSEDEAPAKQAGTTKNPSSKPAATPKQPAAKLAATPKQAVGSGQKPLTRKADSSSSEEESSSSDEEETKKTVATPKSKATVKAALSLPAKQASQGAGGSSSDSDSSSSEEEEEEKTPKPPTKKPRKEVGAVAPSKPASGKKAKTESSSSSSSDDSSEEEEEKPKGKGTPRPQAAKANGTSALTAQNGKADRGSNEEEEEKKKVAVAVAKPGSEKKKKKKNEAAKEAETPPAKKIKPQTPNTFPKRKKGERRASSPFRRIREEEIEVDARVADNSFDAKRGAAGDWGERANQVLKFTKGKSFRHEKTKKKRGSYRGGSISVQVNSVKFDSE
- the NOLC1 gene encoding nucleolar and coiled-body phosphoprotein 1 isoform X1 — its product is MADAGLRRVVPSDLYPLVLGFLRDNQLSSVANKFVKATGATQQDANASSLLDIYSFWLNRSTKAPKRKLQANGPVAKKKTSSSDSSDDSSEEENQAPPAKKAAVPAKQASLLQHPGKAAVKASESSSSSSEESSDDEEEEDRKKKPVEKGVKPQAKTVKAPPKKAESSDSDSDSSSEDEAPKNQKPKTTPVAVKTQAKAPAKPGTSPRPAPKVANGKAASSSSGSSSSSDDDSEEEKAVAISKKTIPKKQVVAKAPVKMVAAPAQKSSSSEDSSSEEEEEEQKKKPMKKKPGPYSSVPPPSVPPPKKSLGTQSPKKAAEKQQTGESSEESSDESDSSSEEEKKPPAKAVIAKAATKAAPAKKAAESSSDSSDSDSSEDEAPAKQAGTTKNPSSKPAATPKQPAAKLAATPKQAVGSGQKPLTRKADSSSSEEESSSSDEEETKKTVATPKSKATVKAALSLPAKQASQGAGGSSSDSDSSSSEEEEEEKTPKPPTKKPRKEVGAVAPSKPASGKKAKTESSSSSSSDDSSEEEEEKPKGKGTPRPQAAKANGTSALTAQNGKADRGSNEEEEEKKKVAVAVAKPGSEKKKKKKNEAAKEAETPPAKKIKPQTPNTFPKRKKGERRASSPFRRIREEEIEVDARVADNSFDAKRGAAGDWGERANQVLKFTKGKSFRHEKTKKKRGSYRGGSISVQVNSVKFDSE